The DNA window TGCACACAGAGGTGATGATGTTTCCcaaacagataaacagtaactggagttttgaaaaatctgcaACTCAGtcaaaattttttttaaaaaaatcacagttttaATGACCTAAAATTCAATTTGCACAAAGACGAAGGGCCAAAACGTCGAGGGAATTATAccgttttcaaaaatatctgtataagTTTAGGCCTTCAAAGAACAataacagtgtttttatttactattaTAACCCACAGTATTGTGCACACTGCATTGTATCCTCCCTGGGGCTTCTTAGAGTGGAAAATATGTCCCTCTCACTCTGTCTTTCCCTCACAGGGTCTTGCTCTGATAAATGGGACCCAGATGATCACCTCTCTTGGAGCGGAGGCCGTGGAGCGAGCCCAGGCGATTGCTCGGCAGGCAGACATCATTGCTGCTCTGACCCTGGAGGTGCTGAAGGGGACCACCAAGGCCTTTGATAGTggtgagcagcagcaaaatcaCAAAACTACATGGAAATATTTACCTCAAACTTCAAGGTTCTGCATCTGTTTCATCCGTCCTCATTTTCTGGTCTCCTCCTGCAGACATCCACATGCTGCGGCCCCACCCAGGACAGATAGAGGTGGCCCTACGCTTCCGCTCGCTGCTAGACTCGGATCACCATTCGTCCCAGATTGCAGGTCAGAAGACAGGCCCATATTGTGAAACAGACAAGTAACACACCATTATGTAATAACCAAACAAAGTTATCATACAGCTAACATCTGGGTAGCACCGTTCACAGTAAGAAGTGTGTCCTGCGTTCAAACATATGGGTTATAGAGCTTCACAGTACCGCCATATTTGTGGGTATTTCCTCCCAACCAAAACACATACAGGAATATTTTTACCACTTGATCAAGGTACTGGTTTCAGAACTGGAGTGCTGTGGCTGCCCGCAGCTCATAAATAGTTAGAGTGGTTCAGATGCAGTGGGTGTATCTCCCCAgatggattaataaagtatagcCTTTGGTAACATTACGCCTGCATTTCTCCCTTAAACATGTTGTGCTTAATGTGTGTCATCTGGTGTTGGTATGTTTTTCCAGAGAGCCACCGGTTCTGTGACAGAGTCCAGGATGCCTACACCATGCGATGCTGTCCTCAGGTAACCtcaagtcaagtttatttatacagaCCAAAATCACAAGTTTCACCCTCAGGACTTTAAAGTCTGTACACCCTCAATTCTTACACTTTTAATTTGGAAAGTGTGGTGGATTTTTCTTGGGCTAGATCTGATATGAGTGATTGTCCTGAGGCAGAGCAGTCAGATTTTTGGAATTTGAGTAAGACTGTGATGGCAAGgcgatgcagtggttagcattattgcctcacagcaagagggttcctgagTCAAACCCGGGGTAGGGGGTTCAAACCCCGCAGTGGGAGAGCCCTTTTGTGTGGAGTTTTCAAGTTCTCCCATGTCATCTTGGGTTTtctaggttaactggtgactaaattgtccgtaggtgtgaatttgAGTGTGAATGGTCGTCTGTCTCTATGCaccagccctgtgatagtctagtgacctgtccagggtgtaccctgcctcttgcccaaagttagctgggacaggctccagcccccttgtgacccctaacaggataagtggttacagaaaatgaatgacgATGGGTAGGACTGTgctaaaagtttttttttttttcagttatttctgAGTATACCTTTTTTGTTTCCGTACACAGGTTCATGGAGTTACCAATGACACGATAAAGTTTGTCCAGAACATCATCAACACAGAAATCAACAGTGCCACTGACAATCCTGTATCCTTCCTCTGCATAAAGATGAGAAGACTACACGAATAGTCTGAATAGTTTGATTTCTTTATTCCCTTATTGGATTAGCTTAATTTATGAGTTATATTCATCAAAGAAAGTTCATTCAATATAAAAAGGACTAATTTAATTAGATGAGTCACTATTGAACAGAAGCTTAATTCGCAAACCTCAATAAAAGCATTAAAAGTAACCTAAGTATGCCTCTGTTGTCTCTGCACTCAAAAACTGCACACTGGTTTAGCTACAGATTCTAGGTTCTGCCACAATTGTAGCCTGGATTTTACTGGAATCaggtgatttatttttcttaacagATGAATCAGATGGTATTTGCAGAAAGAGGTGAGACCATTTCAGGTGGGAATTTCCATGGTGAATACCCAGCTAAGGTACGTAGGTTTGTGACTCATAAAACATCTTTCTGGTATTTGTTGTAGTTTTTGTTCTCCACTCTATCATCACTCTTCCCCTTCTTTTAGGCTCTGGACTTTTTAGCCATTGCAGTCCACGAGCTGGCCTCTATCAGTGAGAGGAGGATCGAAAGGTTGTGTAACCCGTCTCTGAGTGAGCTGCCTGCCTTCCTCGTCAATGAGGGCGGACTCAACTCAGGCTTCATGATTGCTCATTGCACAGCCGCTGCCTTGGGTTAGTGTGCAAGACAATAACATAAAATGGGGCGTTAATATCAGCACCTGAATTATATGTTGTTGTTATATTTATATTGAACgaagtagattttttttgtcgTGGGAATTAAATAGGTTTTAATATTGAATAGTGAATTTCAGGTAGAATATTTTTAACATAGattaaaacaagtaaaacatttgattattatatttatatgtatttatgtcCCTTTTTACTCAGTGTCTTATCATGAACTTTAACTCTTATCTTCATTTTTGTACCATCTAGTTTCAGAGAATAAAGTTTTGTGTCATCCGTCATCTGTGGACTCTTTGTCCACCAGTGCTGCCACAGAGGACCATGTGTCCATGGGAGGCTGGGCTGCCAGGAAGGCCCTGAGAGTCGTGGAGCATGTGGAGCAAGGTTAGGCTTTTTGGGATTAGGATTATTGCTACTATTAACACAACatttcacccccaaatcaataatgcacatttttcctcttacctgtagtgctgtttattcagtctagattgttttggtgtgagttgcagagtgttggaagTATctgccgtagagatgtctgccttctctctaatataatggaactagatggcacttagcTTGttgtgctcaaagcgccaaaaaaatcgGTTTGAAAAACTCTCCAGAAATCCTGACCCAGTTACTCAGGATtattcacagaccttgttgtgagcagtttcatgtaggaactattttctttcgaccaaactacacctgccaaccgatGAATTGCACAAAGGGAAGCAGGCATCTATGGACAAGAGGGTTGTGCTGGTAACAGCgcgacatgtaaacatgaatccttggctgagctgtaatgttagctaacagtagATGCATGCCTCCGTCTGCACGGTAATACAGTTGGCATAATTTGgcagaaagaaagtagttcctacaccAAAATGTTCACaagaaggtctgtggattatcttgagtaaccaggtcatgatttctggaaagagacattgctgttgagttttttaaatgtatttttggcgctttgagcaccacaagctgagtgccatctggttccattatattggaaagagggcagacatctctacagctgatctCTCCAACAaccagcaactcacaccaaaacaatcttgaccgatgaatagcactacaggtaagaggaaaaatatgtatttgattttgtggtgaaccGTACCtttaccatttaaaaaaaaaaaaaaaaaatcacattacaGTAATTGTGAGGCCTAAATGGATATAAAAATGCTAAACACAGTGATGTAGTGATTACATCaacaaataataatttaatctgATGTAAGTAATTTAAGACTTCAGTTAAATCCTTCACAAAAGAACCAATCAGTCCTAAAAGGAAAATGGCTACTACAATTTTAAAGCGAGATCAGTTACACAAGCTGCTGCATAGTTCAATTGTATAAAGCCCAATGGCCATTAGCAtcagcagtttttaaaaaagatctGATAACCCCCTCATTTTAAATAAGCTATAAAAAGCAACAAGCAGCAATATCCTGACAGTTCCTGGTGCTTCAGTCACAAAAAGTACAAAGGTAACAGTGTTGAAAATCATGCCAGTGAACACCGACAGTGGATAAAAGTGCTTCAGCAAACATTTGCATGGTTATAAATCAAAGCCTTCCAAGTGGATATAGTGGTTAACCATAAAACTAGaggcaaaaaaaacccacatgacTAAATCAATAATTCTCTAGCTAAATTTAGAGTACAAAGGGCTTTCAACCAACAATGTTTTATTCTCACTGTTGAAACTTGTACTATCTTTAATTGTATTGAAATGGTACTGTGAGTTTTGTTGGGTCCAGTGGCTACTATACATGGACATGTAGCATTCCCCCTGGATTTACTTAAAGTGATTACAATTATTGCAAAACTAATTCAAGAATTGGATGGAGTGAAGCATCTTCAGTGGGCTCCACAATCTCTCCTTGAGGAACACATAGCTTAGAAAATTTATGACTGAATCCAAAGGAGTGTTGAAGCCTTTCTAAAGCACCATTTGTGATTTGATAATGCTACATTATTTGCTGTCAAGTCGTATTAAGATTTGGTCCAGTCCCTCACACACTGTATAATACACTCAAATATGTTCAGTATGCAGTGCTGCACCCTTATTGCAAACTCAGGACTGTCATTTAACAAGCCAAAAGTAGTGATGCCACATGTAATGTTTTAACTTTGTGACTGAAATAATTCTTACTAAAAAGAGGACTAACCTACTGATTAAAAAGATACTATCCTTTAGCAAATTAGGTCAAAgtgattgcattttttttaatctaatggAAGTTTTCTGTGATCAGTTCTTGCTATAGAGCTGCTGGCAGCCTGTCAGGGTATTGAGTTCCTCCGCCCACTTCGTACCACCACTCCATTGGAGAAGGTCTATGAACTTGTGCGCAGTGTGGTCAAGTAAGTCAAACAGATGTGGGCAAGGTTCACAATTTTCAGTCCACTGAAATGATGAACACGATAGTTAATATTTATCCATTGTTCCACTTCTTACTCTCAAACTCTCAAGTATTCTGCCTTTAACAGACCTTGGATTAAAGACAGATTCATGTCTCCAGACATCGAAGCTGTTCACCGTCTTTTACTAGACCAGAAGGTAAGTGACAAATCTTATGGAGGAATAAATGTTACTTCTTACTGCGGATGTGTTGTATCTATTTGTACATAAGCTCCACAGGGATGGAGAGGGATGATAAAATTTTAAGTAACAAGTTTATATTTTCAACTCAGGTGTGGAATGTGGCCAAACCTTACATCGACAAGTATCAGACAGAGTACATCCCTGAGTCCCGTCCCGTCTCTCCTACTGCCTTCTCTCTGGAGTCTCCAGCATCACCGAGGAAGCGTGTTCGCCTTGAGTGAAAACATGTCCAACCTTTGTTACTTTGCATTAACAATAATTCAAAGAGTTACTTATTGCAACTTTTGTGGATTTAAAtgaaccccccccccaacaTTTCTGATTGAAGATCACAGACTGATTTGATGTTGTTTTGACTCATGTAGACTAAATTCATACTTTGATTTAGGACATTTTTGTTCCCTGACGATATCTTGGTAACTTAATAATTGGGTATTGCTCTTGTAATTTTTAGTGTTGAACCTGCATATAGCTTGCTCTGCATCACTGCGCAGTAGAGTTGTATTTATCTAAacgtttgttttccttttaaaatatgtgcctaatttagtttttattgccACGTGTCTACCTCAGCTGCTGTACCATTTTCATAACAAATAGTTTTTAATGATTGAACACAAGCTatgatttaatgttttttctctGGCGTAACTATAATAAATCTTTAATGATTTCCATATGTATTTTTCcatctttgacaaaaaaaaatttttaaaaaaaagcaataaaagtttttaaagcTAATGCGTTATAAGGCCATTCATGGTGAATTAAAATGCATCTATAATGCTCTATGACtgcactcataaacacacaaaacacttcGTGATGCACTATATCAACAGTCAGAAAACATTATAGATGTAACTTATAATACATACAGTATCAAGTGTCTTATGGATGCTCTTGACTAGATATAAACTAGGGGTTGGCTGATGGGGCTTACGATGCATTATGAATACTTGAACTAACCTATACACACTTAAGCAATTAACTGTAGTAAGGACTCATAGAATGTTAAAACAGTCCATGTACTATCATAAGTTATCACTGTACGTGTTAAGTAAAGTGACGTACATATTGACGTGTCAATAATAATCTATGCTTCATTATAATGTTTCACTGTTTCATTGTAAAGTGtgatgcattttcattttaaaagaatCTATGCTGCTTCATAAGTGATTCATGTCTATCATACACTAGAATActttgaaaaaatattaaaagattGAAGTCTGACACGCTTTTACATCTTCAGACATGTCATGCCATGAGTCAGAGAGTTTTtctcaaattcacaaaaaaaactgGGCATCTTGCAGAGTCACTATTACAAGATTGTTAgcctcaaaaagaaaaaaagtggacAGAATTCCCCAGTGAGTATGCTATAtgctatagctagctagctaaccaacTACTTTCTCCATTTCAAACAAGATTGCTTGTAACCTAATGTTAGCTACTGGAATGTCTGCAATAGCACATGAGCTACCTGTACACTTAAGCTGAAGATTTCTGTTTTCAGTaatataaatgtttacatgAAGTAATTCTTTAAGCTAGCAGGGTTCAGCTGAAACATACAGTTAGCTCATAGGCCTCTAACAAACATTCCAGTAGCTAACTTAAACTTGCAAGTTGCCCCTAcggtggttagctagctagctatagcaTCTGGCATACTTACTGGGGAtttcaggggctgcagcaaTTTCTGTCTACTTCTTTCACTTTCCACTCTCGTTTGACATGTCCTCACATGTGTGAAGACATGTCAAAAAGACACTCCTAttcactccacaactccatTTACTCAAATCTTTCCACAGTCTAAAACAAATGTAGCTAAATACTAAGTGCTTAATGTCTGTCATATACTAGAATAATTTGAAAACCTTTTAAAAGACTTAAGTTTGACACCTTTTCACATCTTTAGATCATGTGTCATGAGTCAGAGTTTTtagtctgaataaaattttACAAAAACTGGGCATCTTGCAGAGTCACTATTTCCAAGATTGTTAGTttcaagaagaaagaaaaagtggaaAGATATTGTTGCAGCCCTCAAAATCCCCAGTGAGTATAGCTAGCTAACAGTTAACCACAACACTGTAGTAGCTAACTCGAACTTGCAAGTTGCAAGTAGCCCCTAcagtggttagctagctagctatagcaTCTGGCATACTTACTGGTGAtttcaggggctgcagcaaTTTCTGTTTACGACTTTCATTCTCCACTCTCTAATTTTTTCAGAGACACTCCTGTTTACTCAGTAACTCCACATCCTCTTCCTTTTCCAGtctaaaacaaatgcaaatttaaaccagagatactggatgaagggagatacccaactgtaagcttatccaatgttaaaaaaacggttactcttcctgtctcctaagtgggcgtggttagctctccctccaatcagagcctgttctccctcaacccaatgaaaaatgaacccaatatttactttagtgactacagggctaaagaattgaccataaattgtgatcacgttcattttcctcattgacaaCAATTCATTCAGAGCTGCctcaagtctcctacgggggcgtggcgctgacgtcactgaatcaggaagtgagctgagttgggtatctcgcttcatccaatatctctgtttAAACCGAGGAGGAAACCGGAGGGAACGAGCAATAGCCAATCACATTGCAGCAAcgccagccaatcacagtgaagTAGGACGGGACCAGGCGGACTACACTCTGTCACGTGACGTGCTGAGACGTGCTGCACCGCTGTAGCACCGGTGCATCTTCAGCGTGAAGCTACTACTGTGCTTCCATGGGTGCTTCTCCCTTGAGCcatggaaaaggaggagaaagtaGAGTTGTAGACATGTATTTGACATGTCCTCCCATTTGTGCAATGATAGAGTGGAGAAGGAAAAAGGGGAAAACTGCTACAGCCCTGAAAATCCCCCTGTAAGTATGCAATAGCTAGCGAGTTAACTGCCGTAGATGTGGTTACTTACTAGGGAtttcaggggctgcagcaaTTCCTGTccactttatttctttttgaaGCTAATAATCTAGCCAATAGAGATCCTGCAAGACCCCCAGTCTTTAAAGAATCTTACTCTGTGACTAAAAACTCTTTGAATCATGATACATTGTCGTTAGAAGTGAGAGTGCATCACACTTTATAATACACCAACAATGTAACATTATGATGAACCATAGATGCATCAATACATACTTCACTTTACTTAACACATACAATAACTTATGATACTGCATGGACTGTTATAACATACTGAGTCCTTACTACAGTTGATTATTGAGGTGTGTATGAGCAAGTATAGGTAATTGTAATGCTTCATAAGCCCCATCAGTCAACCTCTAGTTTATAACTAGTCACTAGttatattttgatttaatgCTACTTCCACTCAAATCTATTGTATTTTTTACTCCACTAAATTTATCCGACAGCTTTAATAACTATGCAGATTTAGATTCTGTGAACAAAACATGATCTATAAAATGCAATACTCTGCTATAGCTTAATCTATgcaacagtatataaagtagtTATAATGTGCTCCACCTCCACTACCTCTAACAAACGTGTTGAAGCTCCAAATATATGATAATAACTCTGAAAAGGTATAATTCGCTCCTACAAATActtttactgtaaaacttttCCTGAGTGAAAGTTTGAATGTTGGTCTTTAAccttgctacttttacttaaataaaaattaTGACTACAACCACTGGACAACCTCCGTAACACATGATCATCACTTTTTAAATTACAGGAAACCTGTAAAAAAGTATTACAGGGTAGAATATAAAACACCACACAGCTAcatgaaaagaaaagcaaacaaaacccTTTAATGTTGAAGTCAAAAGCACAGTAAGTTCAGAAATCTATATTTAATGTAAGTGAGCTATTGTATAACAGTACGTTTATCTGTCATCTGATTTGACCTGAAGTTCCTGATGATGTCTGGCCAAAGTCCAAGAAGAGTTTTTGGGGATTTAGAAAATAAGGTTAAGTATGACTATAAATTATGACACTGTTTACCTCGTAAGTTGCAAGTTTTAAGTAGAGCATCAGGTGCAGTGAGTCAGTAGTAATCTGCAGATACATTTCTAAATTAActgttttgtctataaaatgccaTAAATAACTGAAAAAACTCAAAGAAATTCAGTCTACCATCTTGTATGACACAGTAATGAATAAAAATCTTCACATTTGAAATTCTGGAACCAACAAACGTTTTGTacttttgcttaaaaaatgactgGAAATATATGATCATTGTCAAAATGTTTACTGATTTTCTGTGGACTTGTTTGTAATGTAAAGGTGAACAAATGTtcataaatgaatgaaactaATAAGAGACAACCAAAAGAAAACTATCAGTCTCTGATCACAAGGCGTGCATCTGTTTTTCTTAAACAAGCACACCTAAATCATAAACATGCTCAGCGTAAACAGAGAAAGGGATGTGTTCTTGGGTTCACATTCACACTGCTTTTGTTCTCTGTATGCTGAACCTTAGGGAAGTAGGATTAACACAAGCTTCCCAGTCCAGTTAAACAGCACCTACCTGTCCAGGCTGAGAGGCCACTCTGCCACCTTGAGGTGCTGTGATGAAAAACCTGAAGAAGATAAAAGTGGTATGTAACAGACATGCAAAGACAGCATTGGTCAACAAATTCAAAGGTTACACAAACAACTCCTTACAGATATTAGCACAAGGGGCAGAAATCTGCTGTGCACAGAAATACCTGAACCTTGCAAAAAAGACTTTGTCACTGTGTGCTTAGACTAACGTAAAGTTAAATTGAGTAATTGAAATCTCATCCTTTTCTTAATAAAGTGTCAAACTAAACGGCTGAATTCTGTTCTCTGCAATAACTTGATTCTGCAAATGCTTATCATTGAATGAACAGCAAAACTGTGTTTATATACGATGTACAATCACATAGTGCTGAAGTCCAGTGCTTCCTGATTAAGCAAAGAGAAATCTCTGTTACTGGTAACACCAAAAAACATTACTAGCATTATTTACTACAGTTGTGGTGGTGTAGTAGTAGTCAGTACATGGGTAGATTACCTTGGAGGATGGTATACTATCTTATGTATTCAAATGgatttttggctgataggtgggtatactgtaaaccaggagtgtcaaactcattttagctgGAGctgtaaaaccattgcataacattctaaaaataacaaaggaaagaagaagttcattttaaaaacgttaatccatttacaaaacaggtAACAAACAGCCTGTGATGTCCTCAGACGAATAAATGCAGTTTCAACAGTATTTGTCGGTTTTTCCATATTCACTCAGTCTACTACTCACTGttattacatgtgcatttttctatcatcaccacaccaaactcaATGTCAAAGAaaagaactgtattctggttGGGGTGAAAAAGGCTCtgcagcagcattttacatgaagaaaACCTGTGCACACCCTTTCCAACAACACTACAGTTAGGTTAGGCCCATGTAGAAGTTTTATGAGTCAACATTTATGCACCCTAATGTAAATATTGTAAGTTACACCAGGTATACCAAGTCTGTGATTGTATGAAAACATCCATTCCTTCATCCAATAAGTATAAGCAAACAATTAATCCTATAAAGGGTCATAGATGTTTGGAGGAACACTTAACAAACCTAATGACACAAGatactttttaaataataacCTTAAACAAATTCCTAACATTCAGAGTTCATACAGACACCACATTAGCATTACAGTCTCATAAATGTGTGGGTACTCACATAAAAATCACTTTCAAGTCCAGAAACGCTATTGCTGGCAAAGGAAAACGTAGAGGAGAAAGTACTAACGCTACAATTTGCAACAATGGTACATGTGTTGTCGGTTGGATCACACTAAAGAGCTGGTGTTATGATAAAGTGGTTGACGGTAAGAAAAAGGTGTCTCCTTCGAGCCGGATTCgaaccagcgacctaaggatTTCAGCTGTCAAGCCACTACAGTCCTccgctctaccaactgagctatcgaagggaCGCTGTGTATTATCGAGAGGGCACTGAATTTAAAGCCCAAACACTAATATTTTACCATATTGTCAAATAATCTTTAACCTAATAACGTTAGCTTCTTaacagagctaaaaaaaaaaaaaaagctaactgctaacatgaCGAAAGTGCGGTTGCACGCTCACCTCAATCAACGAATGTTAGctcgctagctagctaacgtttaAGTGATTTAGCTTTCAGTGAAAGTAAAGTTCGCCCTGCGTCGACTGAAACTTGAAACTCACTGTGTGTTGCTTTAGGTTCAAACAAAACCCTCAAATTGGTCTAAGTCCAGTGAAAAACAgactaagctaacgttaaccgTTGGTGTTTGTAGCTCAAGTGAACGCGAAGGCCAACGCTACGCTAGCATACCTGTTAATTGACGTTAGCTAAGTTACCTTAAGTTTCTGTTTAcggttaacaaaaaaaaactgcccGCCGCTTCTTTTcccacaaaaataaagaaaaaagtgtTTGAAATACACACTAGATGGCACATTTCACCCacccttattttttttaaaagtaataaatacATAGTTAAAGATGGGGAAACTATACGCAGAGACGTTAAACGTACGTTACCTTTGCTTCCCTGTagttacacagacacacaacaggTGTGATGGATGAAGCGTGATTGAAGGTAGATGTCATGAAACCTGTTGCACTAAGGACAAGTTGGGGATTCATGGGCTTGTTCAAGCTGCACCTCAGGTGTTACCATGGATGGGTCTCTTTTTCCCTTTTGCCAGTTCAGTGTTTCCTGCTGTTCGGGGGGGTCGAACCATCGACCTTCTCATCACACAAGACAGGTTTTGCTCTCCTGTTGCTGTGATACAAACCAACAGAGGATCAGCACATACTGAGGCCCAACCTAAGAACCATACACCATTGATGCCTAATAACATAATTTGGGAGTTATGGTGACTGTAATAAACATCATAACTGTAATAATCAATCAGTCAAGGGTTGTTTTAAAAGCAATAATTGCATAAGTTGTCTCCACATTTAGGAAGGCGTCAGTTTAACTCCTCTTACCATCACTGCCATACAGTGCACTGAACAACAGGAAACAGTACAGTTGTTAGTTTGTGGAGGACTCATCTTTGCAGAGCAGAGGATACTTTGCCGTGTCTGCATCTGATAGCTGCTGTGCATGGATATTAATCATGGTCATCTCTGTAGAGTTCAAAGATGCATATTTGCCTATAAATGGCTCATATATGTGAACAAGACACATGGGGCATTTCTGGAAAACAGGCTAACTACAGTAGTTAAATACAGCTTTTATGATTAATCCGAGCAATGCAGTTAAAGAAACACTTTACTGAGGATCTCATTATACCAGATGAAGTCATAGCTAGGCGTGGATTACTGCTGGACAGGCCAACCAGGGACAGGCCCAAGGGCTTAAAGTGTCAGGGGCTCCCTGGCATCACGTGCacaatgtcactcaaattagcACTTAATGACCAGGAAGACACTCAAACTAACAACAAGGGGAGAGGCAAAGAGGTACGAAGAACTGCAAAGGTacacaaaataataacaaaacaggcaaaacaaccacaacaagatagaaaacaatcacaaggagacacaaaacgaccaatattggacataaaattacctttaagacacacaaaattacctcattAAGACAAAAAATTACCTTAAGGACACCCAGacaactacaaacagacacaaaccaccacaaggagacacagaatgatcgcaaagagacataaaattaccttgAAGACACTCAAAATTACCTCagtaaga is part of the Epinephelus lanceolatus isolate andai-2023 chromosome 5, ASM4190304v1, whole genome shotgun sequence genome and encodes:
- the hal gene encoding histidine ammonia-lyase, which encodes MPCFTVHIRDEWLAVPCRDTSNTIQWLGLEALKRYMKNKPDNGGIKALKDTRFVVRRCQGLGLLDADDTVEDVLEDNDFVELAIEGDTMSPDFIPYEPGVSHLTAAYKEPGEYISLDGNSLTTTDLVNLGRGLYKIKLTQEAENKVVQSRELLDTIVKENKVVYGITTGFGKFARTVIPVSKLKELQENLVRSHSAGVGNPLSPERTRMLLALRINVLAKGHSGISLETLHAMIQAFNASCLSFVPEKGTVGASGDLAPLSHLALGLMGEGKMWSPKSGWADAKYVLEAHGLKPISLKPKEGLALINGTQMITSLGAEAVERAQAIARQADIIAALTLEVLKGTTKAFDSDIHMLRPHPGQIEVALRFRSLLDSDHHSSQIAESHRFCDRVQDAYTMRCCPQVHGVTNDTIKFVQNIINTEINSATDNPMVFAERGETISGGNFHGEYPAKALDFLAIAVHELASISERRIERLCNPSLSELPAFLVNEGGLNSGFMIAHCTAAALVSENKVLCHPSSVDSLSTSAATEDHVSMGGWAARKALRVVEHVEQVLAIELLAACQGIEFLRPLRTTTPLEKVYELVRSVVKPWIKDRFMSPDIEAVHRLLLDQKVWNVAKPYIDKYQTEYIPESRPVSPTAFSLESPASPRKRVRLE